The genomic window GGTATTGCAATGGGTACAGGAACAGATGTTGCCATCGAAAGTGCATCCATAACATTGGTTAAAGGCGATTTACAGGGCATCGTAAAAGCTAAAAAGTTAAGTCATGCGGTTGTTAAAAATATAAAACAAAATTTGTTTTTTGCATTTGTTTACAATGTCTTTGGAGTGCCAATTGCTGCAGGTGTTTTGTACCCAGTATTTGGAATACTATTATCGCCAATGATTGCAGCTTTAGCTATGAGTTTTAGTTCTGTATCCGTGATTGCAAATGCTTTAAGATTAAGAAATATTAAAATATAAACAATGAAAAAATATATAATTTACATCGGATTGGTAGTTGTTGGATTAGTATTGGGCTGGTTTCTTTTTGGAAATTCCTCCAACGAAAAAACAGAACACAATCACTCTGAAATGGCGAAAACAAATCAAATATGGACCTGTTCTATGCATCCGCAAATTATGCTTCCTGAAGCTGGCGATTGCCCTATTTGTGGGATGGATTTAATTCCAGCTGAAACAACTGCAATGGGATTGTCCGCAGATCAGTTTAAGTTAACCGATAATGCGATCGCATTGGCAAACATCCAAACTTCTGTGGTTGGAGAATCCGTTATGGAAAACAGTGGCATTAAATTATCAGGGAAAATTGTAGAAAATGAAGAAGCCAATGCCGTTCAAGTCAGTTATTTTTCGGGAAGAATAGAAAAACTGAATGTAAATTTTACAGGAGAAAAAATACGCAAAGGACAATTATTAGCCACCGTTTATTCGCCAGAACTGTATGCCGCTCAGCAAGAATTAATCACAGCAATCTCCTTAAAAGAATCCCAACCAGCCTTATATAAAGCGGTACGAAATAAACTAAAATTATGGAAACTTTCCGATAGTCAAATCAATCAAATTGAGACGAGCAGAAAAGTTCAAGAAAATGTACCAATATACGCAACAGTGTCGGGGACGGTTTCAAAAAAACTAGTAGAACAAGGCGACTATATAAAACAAGGGCAACCGTTGTTAAAAATTTCCAATCTCAATACGGTGTGGGCAAATTTTGATGTTTATGAAAATCAAATTGATTTATTTAAAAAAGGTCAAAATATTTCTATAACAACAAACGCCTATCCTAAAAAGAAGTTTAAAGCGAAGGTTGATTTTATAGATCCCATTTTAGATGCAAACACTCGAACCGTAAAATTAAGAGCTGTTTTAAACAATACAAATAACACTTTTAAACCAGGAATGTTTGTGAAAGGGGTCCTTAAAAGAAGGGGGCTTTCTTCAATGAAAATGCTGTTAAAAATTCCTGCTTCAGCTGTTTTATGGACAGGTGTTCGATCGGTAGTGTATGTGAAATCCACTGCCAATGAACCCGTTTTTGAAATGAAAGAAATTGTATTGGGCACTAAACTCGGAGGTTATTACGAAGTTATAGAGGGGTTAAATAGTGGAGATGAAATTGTAACCAATGGTACCTTTACAGTGGATGCCGCTGCACAATTGCAAGGCAAAAAATCGATGATGAATAAAGAAGGTGGTAAAACAATGACGGGACACGAAGGACATCTTGGGATGATGGAGCCAATGTCCAGTATGGACACTCATTTCAATATGAATGAGAGAATGAAGGTGTCAAAGGAGTTTCAAAACCAGCTAAAAAAGGTATTTGATCGTTATATCACTTTAAAGAATAGTTTGATAGAAGATAATTCAGAAGAGGTTGTAAAGGACGCTAAAAAATTACTTTCAGATTTAAGTAAAGTGGATATGAAATTATTGAATATGGATGCGCACTCTAATTGGATGCCTTTAGAAAAAGCACTTAAAAAGGCCGTAAATTCAATTTCAAGTGATATCGTCGCACAAAGAAAGCAATTTAAACAGCTCTCCAAACACTTAACAACTGCGATAGAATTATTTGGAATTAACGCCGAAATATACCAACAATTTTGTCCTATGGCAGACAACAACAAGGGCGCTCATTGGTTAAGTAAAAAAGAAAAAGTAATCAATCCTTATTTTGGTCAATCCATGCTGAAATGTGGCGAAGTAAAACAAGTAATCAAATAAATAATAATTAAATTTTAACACCATGAAAAAAGTAATTTTAAGTTTGGCTGTGATTGCAGCTATCGGATTAACTAGCTTTAAAAAAGCAGCGAACAAAGAAGTAGAATCAGTAAAAACTACAGTTGTTTCCAACGAAATGCAAATGACAGACCTTAGTTTTGGCGTGCGAGGCAACTGCGGGATGTGTAAAAACACCATTGAAAAAGCAGTCAACAGCCTTGAAGGAATTTCAAATGTCAATTGGGACGTTGAAAAAAAGAAAATTGATGTTTCTTTTGATGAAACAAAAACCAATGAGATGGCAATTCATAATGCCATTGCGGCTTCGGGCTATGACACCGAAAAGGTTGCTGGAAATGAAGACGCCTACAAAGACTTGCCAGGTTGTTGCCAATATGACCATGAAATGGCAATCAATAAATCAGCGGAGTGAATTAAGAATCCGATTGCCTCTAAGTATTAATCAGAAGCTCAGTTACAAAGCCTTTACAGAGATATAAGGGCTTTTTTGTGTTTGGATTCCCACGCCTCGTGATGACGAATAAAACCCCCTATTTTAGGAAAGCCTTGTTTTTTTTCCTATATTTAGAATTCACTAAATCAGATCTTATGCCCATAAAAAGTTTTCAAGGTGCCAGACGGGAACCCTCAAAAGAGGAAGTTAAATCGCTAAAAGTTAGTGATTATATGACTACAAATTTGATCACATTCACGCCCGACCAATCGATTGAAAGTGTGATGGAATTGTTAATTAAACATCGCATTTCTGGGGGTCCTGTTGTGAATGCTAAAAAAGAATTGATAGGCATTATTTCGGAAGGGGATTGTATAAAGCAAATCAGTGAAAGTCGCTACTACAATATGCCAATGCAAGACCAAACGATTGAAAAACACATGGCTAGAAATGTAGATACCATTGATGGAAACATGAATATTTTTGATGCCGCCAATAAATTTTTAGAAGCCAAAAGACGTCGATTTCCAATTGTGGAAAACGGCAAGTTAGTTGGGCAGATCAGCCAGAAAGACATATTGAAAGCAGCCATGCAAATGAAAGGACAAAACTGGAAATAATTCCCGGCTGTGTCGTCATTTACCTTCTCTAATTTTACCTAAAACAGTCCTATGTGGAATAGATTTCTTAATGTGTGTAGTTCAATAACGTATGAAGGCGTGTACTTCGACCTCAAATACAAGCGCAACTCCATTAGAATTCGTTTTCTGTAGAAGACCCTCTTTGTCCATTTTGAAACTTCTAAACCTTAGCAAATAAGTTGTTTTACATATTAACGTTTTTTACTTTCAAAAAACAATCTATAATATGTATATTTACACTCAAAATTTAAAAAACATAAAAATGAAAAAATCAATAATTTTACTGCTTTCACTCGTTATCCTGAGCTGTTCTCAACAACCAAGTCAAGAGTGTCAAACACTGGAAACCGCAAATGTAAATCTTGAAAAAAACATAGAAATGTATGTTTCGGTATGGGAAACCCTGTTTGAGAAAAGAGATATAGAGCTTATCAATATTGATAGTTTTGACCCTCAAGCAACCGTGGTAACAGCACAAGGAGACATTGTTGGGATCGATGCGTTTAGAGCCTATTACAATAATTATTTATCAGGATTTTCGGATGCTCAATTTGAAATCGTTGATATATTTGGACAAGGAGATAAAATGGTTAAACACTGGACGTTTAAAGGTACTCACGATGGTGAAATGTTTGGAATTCCAGCCACTAACAACAAGGTTGACATCAGTGGAACAACACTCATTTGGATGAAAGATGGAAAGATATTAAAAGAACAAGATTATTTTGACAACCATTCATTTTTAACTCAGTTAGGATTGCTGTAGTCAAATTTACCCAGCTGTGAATCCATTAGATTCAAAAAACAAATTAGAAAGCACTTATAGAAATAGAGGTGCTTTTTTGTTTAATTTATATTACTTTTGTTATGCAATTATTATTAACTTAAAACCAATTTAAAATGAAAAAATTAATCTTATTAGGACTGATCACAGTAACGTTTGCGGCTTGCAACACAACACCACAAGTAGAGGTGGCTCCAAAAGCAATTGGATATGAAATGGGCGATGACGGCGTTAAAATTCCATTGTATAGCGGCGATCTATCAAACGTAGCCATTTGGGAAACCTACATCACTGCACATAACGAGCGTGATTTGGAAACCATTAGCAGTTTAAATGCAGAAAAAGACTTTAAAGTATATGGACCAACCGGAGTGGTATTTGAAGGGTCAGAGGCGCATATAGAGTTTTTAACCACTTGGTTTGAGGCTACCAATCCAAAATGGAAAACAAGCTATCTTATTGAAAACGAATTCACCAACAAGAAAGGCGAATTACGTCAGTGGGTAACTTCTGGACATGGTGTGACTTTAACAGTCGATGGTGAAGAAGTCAAGCTTGGTCAAGTCCACGATGCACTTATTGTAGACGGAAAAATTCAAATGTTTTATGTAACAGAGCGTATCCTTGCAGAAGGTGAATAGTTAAGTAGTTTACAAAATCACATATTATATCTGAGGTCGTCTAAAAAGTAGAAAACCTGTCATTCTGAATTTATTTCAGAATCTCAAAATGTTGAAAATCAATAATTATGAGAAGCTGAAACGAGCCTGCCTAACCGTAGGCAGGTTCAGCTTGACAAGAAAAAGACTTTTCAGACAGCCTCTTTTGTAAAAATAAATTCAGCTTGACAAGAAAGAGGAATTATTACTCTTTATGTGCGCCGTCGCAGAAAGGCCCATCTTGAGTTTTTCCGCAATTGCACAGTGCAAATCGGTTGCGTTTAGCGATTGGATTTCCTTCGCCATCCAATAAAACGATGTCTTTTGCATTGGTAACCACAACTTTTCCAGAAGCCGTTACTTGAATAGTGGGTGATGTGTTTTGTTCCATGATATTATAGTTATAAGTTAATTGGTTTTTTATGAAAAAATGACGGTCTTATTATTATATACCATCACTTTGCGATCCAGATGTAATTTGATTCCCGTTGACAACACTATTTTTTCTAAATCCCGCCCTTTTGAGACCAAATCAGAAATAGAGTGGGTGTGTGATACGCGCGTCACATCTTGCTCGATAATAGGCCCAGCATCCAACTCTACAGTCACATAATGAGACGTCGCACCAATAATTTTAACCCCTCTTTTATAGGCAGAATGGTAAGGCTTCGCTCCCACAAACGCAGGAAGAAAGGAGTGGTGTATATTGATGATTTTATGTGGGTATTCATTTATGAGTTCCTCAGGAATAATTTGCATATAGCGTGCTAATACAATAAAGTCAATGTTGTGTTTAGACAAAAGGGACAAATGCTTGGCTTCTGCTTCCGGCTTGTTGTCTTTGGTCACCGGCACATGATAAAAGGGAATCCCAAAACTATCGGCAATGGGCTTTAAATCTAAATGGTTACTGACAATCAAAGGAATTTCTAAAGCCAATTCTCCCGACTTATAACGTCCTAAAATATCGTACAAACAATGTTCATATTTAGATACAAACAACGCCATTTTTGGGCGATAAGCCGCCGTGTAAAGTTCCCAACTCATGTCAAATTTAAGAGCAATTTCTTTTTGAAATTCAGCATTAAAATCTGAATTATTATAAGAGGAATCGTCAAACTCTCCTTCCAACCGCATAAAAAAAACGGACTGTTCTTGATCCACATGCTGATCGATATACACAATGTTTCCGTTTTTGGAAGCTATAAAATTGGTCACCGCCGCAATGATCCCCGATTGGTCCTTGCAATGGATGAGTATTGTAATCTTTTTCATTTGTTCACTATTAATCATTCTCTTTGGGCATCTATTTTAACACGCTCAGTTCATAAGTGTAAATTTAAGCAAAAAATAAAAGAACGAATACAAAAGAGAAGAGAGAATAGAGAAAAGAGAATAGAGAAAAGAACCCCGACTAGTCACCCTGAACTTGTTTCAGGGTCTCAGTTGAAGGAGTTGAGGTGTTTAATTTCAGTTAATTGAGATTCTGAAACAAGTTCAGAATGACAGATTTGCTATTTTCCAGACATCCTCGACAATTTTTTTTGAATAGTTTTTGTAGCTCGATCCTCAGAGTCATGATGTAGTTACTGTTTACCTCTCAGAACCCCGACTAGTCACCCTGAGCTTGTTTCAGGGTCTCAGTGCCATGTTTCTATATTTCCCCAATTTTCTTATATTTATCCACCTTAAACCTAATCTACAATGCCAAAACGTGTATATCATAACTACTGGGTTTATATTCTAACCAACAAACCAAGAGGCACTTTATATATTGGTGTAACTGGTGGGATAGACGATCGTATGGAGCGTCATATAAAAAAAGAAGGTAGCAAATTTACTGCGAAGTATAATTTAAAACGATTGGTGTATTATGAAGAGTTTCAATACATATTTGACGCGATCGCCAGAGAAAAACAATTAAAAAATTGGCATAGGGAATGGAAAATTAATTTAATAGAAAGTGAAAATCCTGATTGGGCTAATTTGTGGAAGCCCTTAGGGTTTTAATTATTAGGTTCCGAAACAAGCCTACCTTCGGTAGGTAAACTTGCCTGACCGTAGTCAGGTTCGGAATGATAAATTTTTCTAAATAGTTTTAGTGGCTCACTCTCAGAACCCCGACTTGTCACCCTGAACTTGTTTCAGGGTCTCAGTTGAAGCATTAAATTTCAGTTAATTGAGATTCTGAAACAAGTTCAGAATGACAGATTTGCTATTTTCCAGACATCCTCGACAATTTTTTTTGAATAGTTTTTGTGGCTCGATCCTCGGAGTCATGATGTAGTTACTGTTTACCTCTCAGAACCCCGACTAGTCACCCTGAACTTGTTTCAGGGTCTCAGTGTTAAATATTATACTCCGTACTATGAAAAATTTCTTTTAAAACAAACGAACTCTCCAAAACGCCAATGTTATCAATCTTAGAAAGTTTAAGCCTTACAAACTCGTGGTAAGCATCTAAACTCTGAAGGTTGATTTTTAAAAAAAAGTCCACTTTTCCAGCCATGTGATAACACTCTTGCACCTCACTTAAAGCCCTAATTTGCCGATCAAACGTATCAATAAACCCTTCATCGTGATAACGTAAAGAAACCATACAAATGGCGGTAATGGGTTGGCTTACCAATTTTTTATCTATTAAAGCAACGTATTTTTTTATGTACTTTTTTTTCTCCAGTCGTCGAATGCGTTCATAAACGGGGGATGCCGTAAGATGGAGTTCTTTGGCAATTTCCTTTGTTGTTTTTTTTGAATCTTTTTGTAAAATTCTTAATATTTTGAGATCGACCTCGTCTAGTTTTTCCATTGTACAGAAGATATTACTTTAAAATTAGTTTAAGACTGTTGTTTAAAGTAAATATAAATACAATTATTATTAATAGAAGTTAAAAACACTTATATTATTATATTTTGAAGATTTTTTAACCATTATGTACTCTTAATGTATAGTTTTGATCGGATTCAATTCTGTAATTAGATGCAAGAAAAAATATTAATAACGGGGGCTGGGGGGCAATTAGGATTTGTTCTAACATTGAAACTCCAAGAAAAGTTTGGGGTAGATCATGTCATTGCAACCGATCTTTATTCCAAGGTTGGATTTAGTGGACACTTTGAAACTTTAGATGCGACGGATTTTCAGAAATTAGAATCCATCGTCATTAAGCATAACATCACGCAAATTTATCACCTAGCAGCAATTTTATCCGCCAGTGGAGAAAAGACTCCAACCATGACTTGGGACTTAAACATGAAGACGCTTATCAACGTCTTAGAAGTTTCAAGAATTCATGAAGTCAATAAAGTTTTTTTCCCAAGCTCCATAGCAGTTTTTGGAGCAAATGCACTAAAAGACAATACCGCTCAAGATCAGTTTTTATTACCCTCCACTATTTACGGAGTGAGTAAAGCTGCTGGCGAAAATTGGGCAAATTATTACCACCAAAAATACAGATTGGACGTAAGATCGTTAAGATACCCCGGCGTGATAGGACACGAATCTTTGCCTGGTGGGGGCACCACAGATTATGCAGTTGATATATTTCACAAAGCCATTGACAACAAACCTTTTGAATGTTTTTTGAGTGCATCAACTCTGTTGCCAATGATTTATATGGACGATGCAATCCGAGCCACCATAGAACTCATGGACGCGCCTAAAGAAAACATCACAATTCGATCTTCTTATAATTTAGCAGGCATGAGTTTTAATCCAAATCAACTATTTTTGAGGATTAGAAACACATACCCTGAATTCAAAATCAATTACAAGCCAGATTTCAGACAACAGATCGCGGACACTTGGCCAAACAGCATTGACGATTCAAAAGCTGCCAATGATTGGGGTTGGAAACCTAAATACGATTTGGAAGCCATGACCGAGAGTATGATTAAAAATTTAAAATTAAAACAGTAATTTAATACAGAAAAGAACCATGTACGGAACCATTAAAAACGATTTTCAAAAGGATATTGATGCTATAAAATCAAGTGGACTTTATAAAGCTGAAAGAGTATTGACTTCAAAGCAAGGACCCGAAATAAATACCACATCGCAATCAAATGTATTAAATTTTTGTGCGAATAATTATTTAGGACTTTCGGCACATCCCAAAGTCATTCAAGCAGGTATCGATGCACTAAACACACACGGTTTTGGACTTTCGTCCGTACGATTTATTTGTGGAACTCAGGACATCCATAAAGAATTAGAAGAAAAAACAGCACACTATTTAGGCATGGAAGATTGCATTTTGTACGCTGCTGCTTTTGATGCCAACGGGGGGCTTTTTGAACCCTTGCTTGGGGCAGAAGATGCCGTGATTTCCGATGCACTAAATCATGCATCCATAATTGATGGAATCCGTCTTTGTAAAGCGAAGCGTTTTAGATATACCCATAACAATATGGAATCTCTTGAAGAACAACTCATACAAGCGTCTTCTTCTCGACGTAAATTAATTGTGACGGACGGGTCTTTTTCTATGGACGGCACCGTAGCGCAATTGGATAAAATTTGTGATTTGGCAGACAAGTACAATGCTCTCGTCATGATCGATGAGTGTCACTCAACAGGGTTTCTTGGAGCGACTGGTAGAGGCGTACACGAACATCACAACGTTATAGACCGCGTTGATATAATCACAGGGACGTATGGAAAAGCACTGGGTGGAGCTTCGGGTGGGTTTACAGCAGCTCGAAAAGAAATCGTGGATATCCTAAGACAACATTCTCGACCTTACTTATTTTCAAATACACTAGCGCCCGCCATTGTTGGAGCCACACTTCAGGTTTTAGATATGATTTCTGACTCCAATGAATTGAGAGACAAATTAGAAGCAAACACCACCTTTTTTCGCACAGAAATGACGGCGGCAGGATTTGATATTGTGCCAGGCATTCATCCCATTGTACCCATTATGTTGTATGATGCATCCTTGGCTCAAGAATTTTCGGAGAAACTCTTGGAAGAAGGCATTTATGTGATTGGTTTTTTCTTTCCAGTTGTGCCAAAAGACAAAGCTAGAATTAGAGTACAACTGTCTGCAGCGCATGAAAAACAACACATTCAAAAAGCCATCAATGCATTTATTAAAGTTGGAAAAAAATTAAAAGTTATTTAATATATTGCAATTTATTCGGGATGTGGCGCAGTCCGGTTAGCGTACACGGCTGGGGGTCGTGTGGTCGCAGGTTCAAATCCTGTCATCCCGACAAAAAATTGTAGTCTTTTTCATTTTATATAATTAACTTGCGTTTTACAAGTATAAGTTTTATCTTGTTCGCTCAACCAATTTAATTTTTTAAGATGAAAAAACAACTCCTTATTATTTTAACATTTTGTCTATCAACAGTCGTTTTTGGACAACGAAATTCTAAACAAGAATACTGGAACACATGGCGTTTTACTCCAAAAACGGATATGGTTCAGAAATTTGAATCTGCTGTAGCACTCAAAACAAAAACATTTAATTCAAGTCCTGAGTTAGGGATTTTCACTTATAAAGTTATCACAGGCCCAAACAATGGGACTTACGAAAGAGTAGAAGCCAACAAAAAACCTGCGGATTACGATGTGGACCGTTCAGTTGAAGGTGCGTATTGGGACAAAAATGTCGCTAAATACATTGCAAAGGAACAAGGTCAAAAAAGATGGCAACGTCTAAAAAATGGGTCCTATAATTTTGATCCTGAAACGGGAACTCCATCAAAATACATCACCAGAACGGTGTATGATGTAAAAGCCGATAAAATAATGCACTTTAGAAGATTTATGTCAAGAATCACTGAAATCCTGACGTTAAGAGAAATGGATGTCAATGTACTTTTCTTCAGACTTGTGAGCGGTGGAAGTAGAAATCAATTTGTAAGAGTTGTTGGCTTTTCGAGTTATGAGCGTATGATGAAATCAAGTGAAACGACTTGGGAAGAAGACTACAACAAATTATTTGGTTGGGGCTCATGGTCAGAAGACATCGCTAATTTTGACGCCTCTCTTGAAATGTATGGCGAAAAAGTAGAAACACTTCAACTCATGCCAGCGCTTTCTTCTGGAATGATGAACTAATGAAACCAATAACTTTTAAATATATAATAGAATGAAAAAATTAATTTTTACACTTTTAGTCGCAGCAACAACGGGCTTAAACGCTCAAATTATGGTTGTGAATGAAATAGAAACGGAATCTTCAGAAAATTTCTCAACTATGGTGACGCAATGGATGGAGGCCATCAAAACAACGCTAGAAATTGAGGATGCCAAGACGTACACATTTGCAGAACCAGGAACCAAAAAGATTCAGTTTCTACAATTTCACGAATCGCTGACCGAAATGGTTGCGTACAGAAATAGACAAGATGAAAATCAAGAAAAAATATGGAACACTTTACAAAGCATGGAACCACTTCCAGAAGGAACAGTGGATGCGTTTAATGATGTAACCAGCTTTAAAGAGTCCTCTGTTTGGGAATTCATGCCAGAACTAAGCACCACTCCTGAAACTTGGACCATTCTTTCCAGAGCAGAAAAAGACGAACAGTTTTACAGACGTATCCAATTTGTCAATGTGAAGATGAATGCAGACAATGCTTATGAAGATTGGAACAAAAAAATGAATGCTCTTGATAAAAAATTAGGCATCAGCTATCATTATGCGATCTTCAAATCTGTATTTGGAGCTAAGGACGCAGATTATATGGTGATGTGTATCGATAAATCTCAATTCGAATACTTTAGCAACTGGGAAAAACGTACAGAAATTAGAGAACAAAGTGCGGAGTACAAAGCATTGGTAGGCGAGCTTTCAATCAGTCAATGGTCGATAATTAGTGAGTTTACATGGAATCGTATTTTAGAATTAACATTCTAATTTACTGTATTTTATAATTTATAAGGAAGGGGCATTCCCTTCCTTTTTTTATGTCAAAAATTTGTTAAAATTGATGTATTTGTAATTAAACATAATAAGTTTGTAATTCACTCAAATCTATCAATTATGAGAGCCAACAGATCCCAATGCCCTTTGGTAAATGTTCTTGACATCGTAGGAGACAAATGGACTTTAATCATTATTAGAGACTTGTTTTTAGGA from Formosa sp. Hel1_33_131 includes these protein-coding regions:
- a CDS encoding NAD-dependent epimerase/dehydratase family protein, which gives rise to MQEKILITGAGGQLGFVLTLKLQEKFGVDHVIATDLYSKVGFSGHFETLDATDFQKLESIVIKHNITQIYHLAAILSASGEKTPTMTWDLNMKTLINVLEVSRIHEVNKVFFPSSIAVFGANALKDNTAQDQFLLPSTIYGVSKAAGENWANYYHQKYRLDVRSLRYPGVIGHESLPGGGTTDYAVDIFHKAIDNKPFECFLSASTLLPMIYMDDAIRATIELMDAPKENITIRSSYNLAGMSFNPNQLFLRIRNTYPEFKINYKPDFRQQIADTWPNSIDDSKAANDWGWKPKYDLEAMTESMIKNLKLKQ
- a CDS encoding heavy-metal-associated domain-containing protein encodes the protein MKKVILSLAVIAAIGLTSFKKAANKEVESVKTTVVSNEMQMTDLSFGVRGNCGMCKNTIEKAVNSLEGISNVNWDVEKKKIDVSFDETKTNEMAIHNAIAASGYDTEKVAGNEDAYKDLPGCCQYDHEMAINKSAE
- the kbl gene encoding glycine C-acetyltransferase, whose translation is MYGTIKNDFQKDIDAIKSSGLYKAERVLTSKQGPEINTTSQSNVLNFCANNYLGLSAHPKVIQAGIDALNTHGFGLSSVRFICGTQDIHKELEEKTAHYLGMEDCILYAAAFDANGGLFEPLLGAEDAVISDALNHASIIDGIRLCKAKRFRYTHNNMESLEEQLIQASSSRRKLIVTDGSFSMDGTVAQLDKICDLADKYNALVMIDECHSTGFLGATGRGVHEHHNVIDRVDIITGTYGKALGGASGGFTAARKEIVDILRQHSRPYLFSNTLAPAIVGATLQVLDMISDSNELRDKLEANTTFFRTEMTAAGFDIVPGIHPIVPIMLYDASLAQEFSEKLLEEGIYVIGFFFPVVPKDKARIRVQLSAAHEKQHIQKAINAFIKVGKKLKVI
- the purU gene encoding formyltetrahydrofolate deformylase, which translates into the protein MKKITILIHCKDQSGIIAAVTNFIASKNGNIVYIDQHVDQEQSVFFMRLEGEFDDSSYNNSDFNAEFQKEIALKFDMSWELYTAAYRPKMALFVSKYEHCLYDILGRYKSGELALEIPLIVSNHLDLKPIADSFGIPFYHVPVTKDNKPEAEAKHLSLLSKHNIDFIVLARYMQIIPEELINEYPHKIINIHHSFLPAFVGAKPYHSAYKRGVKIIGATSHYVTVELDAGPIIEQDVTRVSHTHSISDLVSKGRDLEKIVLSTGIKLHLDRKVMVYNNKTVIFS
- a CDS encoding CBS domain-containing protein — encoded protein: MPIKSFQGARREPSKEEVKSLKVSDYMTTNLITFTPDQSIESVMELLIKHRISGGPVVNAKKELIGIISEGDCIKQISESRYYNMPMQDQTIEKHMARNVDTIDGNMNIFDAANKFLEAKRRRFPIVENGKLVGQISQKDILKAAMQMKGQNWK
- a CDS encoding ester cyclase, translated to MKKSIILLLSLVILSCSQQPSQECQTLETANVNLEKNIEMYVSVWETLFEKRDIELINIDSFDPQATVVTAQGDIVGIDAFRAYYNNYLSGFSDAQFEIVDIFGQGDKMVKHWTFKGTHDGEMFGIPATNNKVDISGTTLIWMKDGKILKEQDYFDNHSFLTQLGLL
- a CDS encoding GIY-YIG nuclease family protein — its product is MPKRVYHNYWVYILTNKPRGTLYIGVTGGIDDRMERHIKKEGSKFTAKYNLKRLVYYEEFQYIFDAIAREKQLKNWHREWKINLIESENPDWANLWKPLGF
- a CDS encoding efflux RND transporter periplasmic adaptor subunit, with protein sequence MKKYIIYIGLVVVGLVLGWFLFGNSSNEKTEHNHSEMAKTNQIWTCSMHPQIMLPEAGDCPICGMDLIPAETTAMGLSADQFKLTDNAIALANIQTSVVGESVMENSGIKLSGKIVENEEANAVQVSYFSGRIEKLNVNFTGEKIRKGQLLATVYSPELYAAQQELITAISLKESQPALYKAVRNKLKLWKLSDSQINQIETSRKVQENVPIYATVSGTVSKKLVEQGDYIKQGQPLLKISNLNTVWANFDVYENQIDLFKKGQNISITTNAYPKKKFKAKVDFIDPILDANTRTVKLRAVLNNTNNTFKPGMFVKGVLKRRGLSSMKMLLKIPASAVLWTGVRSVVYVKSTANEPVFEMKEIVLGTKLGGYYEVIEGLNSGDEIVTNGTFTVDAAAQLQGKKSMMNKEGGKTMTGHEGHLGMMEPMSSMDTHFNMNERMKVSKEFQNQLKKVFDRYITLKNSLIEDNSEEVVKDAKKLLSDLSKVDMKLLNMDAHSNWMPLEKALKKAVNSISSDIVAQRKQFKQLSKHLTTAIELFGINAEIYQQFCPMADNNKGAHWLSKKEKVINPYFGQSMLKCGEVKQVIK
- a CDS encoding CDGSH iron-sulfur domain-containing protein, which translates into the protein MEQNTSPTIQVTASGKVVVTNAKDIVLLDGEGNPIAKRNRFALCNCGKTQDGPFCDGAHKE
- a CDS encoding Lrp/AsnC family transcriptional regulator, coding for MEKLDEVDLKILRILQKDSKKTTKEIAKELHLTASPVYERIRRLEKKKYIKKYVALIDKKLVSQPITAICMVSLRYHDEGFIDTFDRQIRALSEVQECYHMAGKVDFFLKINLQSLDAYHEFVRLKLSKIDNIGVLESSFVLKEIFHSTEYNI